In the Quercus lobata isolate SW786 chromosome 5, ValleyOak3.0 Primary Assembly, whole genome shotgun sequence genome, one interval contains:
- the LOC115989046 gene encoding E3 ubiquitin-protein ligase RNF144A-like: MAAGTSSSNNHLLVDDFYFSALHDDEELLPISDEKYAQELQLQEALMSSVISSRINRESPTLLVEEGCSSSMKNHKGKGKETGQSSQSFSQTLCMICMDGKLTGEMFTNNSCTHSFCAGCISQYVATKLQDNISSVKCPDPKCRGLLEPQCCRDIIPQEVFDRWGDALCESLILGSQKFYCPYKDCSAMLVDDGGEVVTASECPDCRRLFCAQCRVSWHAGIECREFQNINKDEREREDIMVMELAKKKNWRRCPHCKFYVDKVQGCLHIACRCGFHFCYGCGSEWDEVHQCGLTY, translated from the exons atggcAGCTGGAACATCAAGCTCTAACAATCATCTCTTGGTTGATGACTTCTACTTCTCAGCTCTCCATGATGACGAAGAACTACTCCCCATCTCAGATGAGAAATATGCCCAAGAGTTACAGCTTCAAGAGGCTCTCATGTCCTCCGTAATCTCTTCAAGAATAAATAGGGAATCACCAACTCTTTTGGTGGAGGAAGGGTGTTCCTCTTCCATGAAAAATCACAAGGGAAAGGGTAAAGAAACTGGTCAATCTTCTCAGTCCTTCTCTCAAACCTTGTGCATGATTTGCATGGATGGGAAACTAACCGGTGAAATGTTCACAAACAATAGCTGCACTCACTCATTTTGTGCTGGCTGTATTAGCCAATATGTTGCAACAAAGTTACAAGATAATATATCATCAGTGAAATGCCCTGATCCAAAATGTAGAGGTCTCTTGGAGCCTCAGTGTTGCCGTGACATTATTCCACAAGAAGTGTTTGATAGATGGGGAGATGCCCTTTGTGAATCATTGATTCTTGGGTCTCAAAAGTTTTACTGCCCCTACAAGGACTGCTCGGCTATGTTAGTAGATGATGGAGGGGAGGTAGTGACTGCATCTGAGTGTCCAGATTGTCGAAGACTATTCTGTGCACAGTGCAGGGTTTCATGGCATGCAGGAATTGAATGCAgggaatttcaaaatataaacaaagatgaaagagagagggaaGATATAATGGTGATGGAGCTTGCCAAGAAAAAGAATTGGAGGAGATGTCCTCATTGCAAGTTCTATGTGGACAAGGTTCAAGGCTGCTTGCACATTGCATGCAG GTGTGGATTTCATTTTTGCTATGGCTGCGGATCTGAATGGGATGAAGTCCACCAATGTGGACTTACTTATTAA
- the LOC115989045 gene encoding E3 ubiquitin-protein ligase RNF14-like, which produces MSSVISSRINRESPTPLVEEEYCSSSMKNHNGKGKETGQSSHSPQTLCMICMDGKVSSEMFTNNSCTHSFCADCISQYVATKLQENISSVKCPDPNCRGLLEPQCCRDIIPQEVFDRWGDALCESLILGSQKVLLPLQGLLGYVSR; this is translated from the coding sequence ATGTCCTCAGTAATCTCTTCAAGAATAAATAGGGAATCACCAACTCCTTTGGTGGAGGAAGAGTACTGTTCCTCTTCTATGAAAAATCACAATGGAAAGGGTAAAGAAACTGGTCAATCTTCTCATTCCCCTCAAACCTTGTGCATGATTTGCATGGATGGGAAAGTATCCAGTGAAATGTTCACAAACAATAGCTGCACTCACTCATTTTGTGCTGACTGTATTAGCCAATATGTTGCAACAAAGTTACAAGAAAATATATCATCAGTGAAATGCCCTGATCCAAACTGTAGAGGTCTCTTGGAGCCTCAGTGTTGCCGTGACATTATTCCACAAGAAGTATTTGATAGATGGGGAGATGCCCTTTGTGAATCATTGATTCTTGGGTCTCAAAAAGTTTTACTGCCCCTACAAGGACTGCTCGGCTATGTTAGTAGATGA